The following are encoded together in the Pedobacter steynii genome:
- the rpsF gene encoding 30S ribosomal protein S6, which produces MNQYETVIVLTPLLSEEVAKEALAKFSKIITDSGAEIVQEDNWGLRKLAYPIEKKASGFFHLTEYKSSGELVSKLELELKRDERVLRFLTIRLDRHAVAYNEKKRSGAFNKKPKKEEVAG; this is translated from the coding sequence ATGAATCAGTACGAAACTGTTATCGTTCTAACCCCGTTGTTGTCAGAAGAGGTTGCTAAAGAGGCACTAGCCAAATTCAGCAAAATCATCACTGACAGCGGAGCCGAAATTGTTCAAGAGGACAATTGGGGTTTGAGAAAATTAGCGTATCCGATTGAGAAAAAAGCAAGCGGATTCTTCCACCTTACAGAGTATAAATCTTCAGGTGAATTAGTAAGTAAATTGGAATTAGAACTAAAACGTGATGAGCGTGTTCTACGTTTCCTTACCATTAGATTAGATCGCCATGCGGTTGCGTATAATGAGAAGAAACGCAGTGGTGCTTTTAACAAAAAACCTAAGAAAGAGGAGGTTGCAGGATAA
- the rpsR gene encoding 30S ribosomal protein S18, with amino-acid sequence MAKDQIQYVTAPKVDDNRKKYCRFKKNGIKYIDYKDANFLLKFINDQGKILPRRLTGTSLKFQRKVAQAVKRSRHIGLLPFVADQLK; translated from the coding sequence ATGGCTAAAGATCAAATACAATATGTTACCGCTCCAAAAGTGGACGATAACAGAAAAAAATATTGCCGTTTCAAAAAGAATGGTATTAAATATATTGATTACAAAGACGCAAACTTTTTGTTAAAGTTCATCAATGATCAAGGTAAAATTTTACCTCGCCGTTTAACCGGTACTTCATTGAAATTCCAACGCAAAGTGGCTCAGGCGGTAAAACGTTCACGTCACATTGGTTTGTTACCTTTCGTTGCTGACCAATTAAAATAG
- the rplI gene encoding 50S ribosomal protein L9 — translation MEIILKQDIKSLGEKDDIVNVKPGYGRNYLIPQGFGQLATPSAKKVLAENLKQAAFKQDKIKKDADGIAARLVDVKLTIGAKAGETGKIFGAVNTIMISDALKQQGFDVDRRRITFETEPKFVGEYVANLNLHKEVKVKVPFEVVAE, via the coding sequence ATGGAAATTATTTTAAAACAAGATATCAAATCCCTAGGGGAAAAAGATGATATCGTTAATGTAAAGCCAGGATACGGTCGTAATTACTTAATCCCTCAGGGATTTGGTCAATTGGCTACTCCTTCAGCGAAAAAAGTATTAGCAGAAAACTTAAAACAAGCTGCTTTTAAACAAGATAAAATTAAGAAAGATGCTGATGGTATCGCTGCACGTTTAGTAGATGTGAAGTTGACTATCGGTGCTAAAGCTGGTGAAACAGGAAAGATTTTTGGTGCTGTAAATACCATTATGATCTCTGACGCATTGAAACAACAAGGTTTTGATGTTGACCGTCGCCGTATCACTTTCGAAACTGAGCCTAAATTTGTTGGTGAATATGTAGCCAACTTAAACTTACACAAAGAAGTGAAAGTTAAAGTTCCTTTCGAAGTTGTAGCTGAGTAA
- the mtgA gene encoding monofunctional biosynthetic peptidoglycan transglycosylase, whose protein sequence is MATKRRKPTKSKSPLLKKITDILTKVLLWFLMVTVLWVLFYRFVNPPITLLMIQRNIERSTDDKPAKMEKKWVDFDDMSDNMKRAAVSAEDQLFLKHIGFDVKAIEKAFATNKKGKNIKGGSTISQQTAKNVFLWPGRSWVRKGFEAYFTLLIEILWSKERILEVYLNVIEMGDGIYGAEAAAQAYYGKSCTKLSRAQAALIASCFPNPRRWSPKNATPYIRHRQYLIMKNMRRLGPLDF, encoded by the coding sequence ATGGCAACAAAACGACGCAAACCCACTAAATCTAAATCTCCTTTACTTAAGAAAATTACCGATATCCTGACTAAAGTCTTACTTTGGTTTTTGATGGTGACAGTATTGTGGGTATTGTTTTATCGTTTTGTGAACCCGCCAATTACACTTTTAATGATCCAAAGGAATATCGAACGGAGTACAGACGATAAGCCGGCGAAGATGGAAAAGAAATGGGTAGATTTCGATGATATGTCCGATAATATGAAACGGGCTGCAGTGTCTGCCGAAGATCAACTCTTTTTAAAACATATTGGTTTTGATGTTAAGGCAATTGAAAAGGCTTTTGCTACCAATAAAAAAGGTAAAAATATTAAAGGAGGAAGCACCATCTCTCAACAGACTGCTAAAAATGTATTTCTATGGCCGGGACGCTCCTGGGTACGCAAAGGCTTTGAGGCTTATTTTACCCTGCTGATAGAAATTCTTTGGAGTAAAGAACGGATTCTGGAGGTTTACCTCAATGTGATCGAAATGGGCGATGGAATTTACGGTGCTGAAGCTGCTGCACAAGCATATTATGGTAAGTCCTGTACAAAGCTCAGCAGGGCCCAGGCAGCGCTGATTGCCTCCTGTTTCCCGAATCCCAGAAGATGGTCTCCAAAGAACGCAACTCCCTATATCCGCCATCGCCAATACCTGATTATGAAGAATATGAGGCGATTGGGACCTTTGGATTTTTAA
- a CDS encoding RNA polymerase sigma factor → MGLGDDDHNYWEQMRLGDKQALFELYNQEYFHLIRFGLKINADDELIKDCVNQLFLNIWDKRERLHTVENVRAYLMTSLRHCILDQLLYANKTNAALSKMVAEKEWSELSYEEVLIRIQQDDHLKEKLKIAIRQLTPRQMELIQLKFFEGLSYEHIAEKTNQTVKTAYNTIYDAIKVLRKLLK, encoded by the coding sequence ATGGGCTTAGGCGATGATGACCACAATTATTGGGAGCAAATGCGCCTCGGCGATAAGCAGGCACTATTTGAGTTGTATAACCAGGAGTATTTTCACCTTATTCGTTTTGGACTGAAGATCAATGCCGATGATGAACTCATTAAGGATTGCGTCAATCAGCTTTTCCTGAACATTTGGGACAAACGGGAACGTCTTCATACTGTTGAAAATGTCAGGGCTTATCTGATGACCTCCCTTCGTCATTGTATATTAGATCAGTTGTTGTATGCCAATAAAACAAATGCTGCATTGAGTAAAATGGTTGCAGAAAAAGAATGGAGTGAACTTTCATATGAGGAAGTTCTCATCAGGATTCAGCAGGATGATCACCTCAAAGAAAAGCTTAAGATCGCCATCCGCCAACTGACCCCCCGTCAGATGGAACTGATTCAGCTTAAATTTTTTGAAGGCTTAAGCTATGAACATATTGCAGAAAAGACAAATCAGACCGTAAAAACAGCCTATAATACTATTTACGATGCGATTAAAGTGCTTCGGAAATTATTAAAATAA
- a CDS encoding FecR family protein — protein sequence MIQMPNNDFYVEELICNESFQEYCLGVSLENQILWREWIASHPDRRADIAEAERIVTILNVRQGSRTAQLKALRSGLKQKDNFQSLISLKEEKEQASGVKRITPLWHLYLGSTAAILIAVAFLYFYKPSLFYVESKVESISVQFSSGKSPRKTIILKDGSVITLAKESSIQLTENFDSSKRELWLTGEAFFDVKHDAAHPFVIHTVFNDIKVLGTSFNVKAYKNSGFMETALIQGSVRVESKKYPGYFVVLKPNQKLITPNSSEKAAVAKPALEYRVSKLQQDPTDPVPQEIQWVRKRLDIDNLPLSVIAQRLQEWYGIEIIISGEDVKNYRYSGVFENETILKTLEALQLSYPFQFKIEENKINIKK from the coding sequence ATGATACAGATGCCCAACAATGATTTTTATGTGGAAGAATTGATTTGCAATGAATCCTTTCAGGAATATTGCCTCGGCGTCAGTTTGGAAAATCAAATTTTATGGAGGGAATGGATTGCCAGTCATCCGGATCGGAGGGCCGATATCGCCGAAGCAGAAAGAATCGTAACTATTCTGAATGTCAGACAGGGAAGCAGGACCGCACAACTGAAAGCGCTCCGTTCAGGTCTGAAGCAGAAAGACAATTTTCAGTCGCTCATTTCCCTGAAAGAAGAGAAAGAACAAGCTTCAGGTGTTAAACGGATAACACCATTATGGCACCTTTATCTGGGAAGTACTGCCGCAATTCTTATCGCTGTTGCATTCCTATACTTTTATAAGCCTTCATTGTTTTATGTTGAAAGTAAAGTGGAGTCTATATCCGTACAATTCTCCTCAGGTAAATCCCCGCGTAAAACAATCATCCTGAAAGACGGTTCTGTAATTACATTGGCTAAGGAGAGTTCAATTCAGCTGACAGAAAATTTTGATTCCTCAAAAAGAGAGCTGTGGCTGACTGGGGAAGCTTTCTTTGATGTTAAGCATGATGCAGCCCATCCTTTTGTGATACACACTGTATTTAATGACATTAAAGTTCTGGGAACTTCATTCAATGTAAAAGCATATAAGAACTCAGGCTTCATGGAGACGGCGCTTATTCAGGGGAGTGTTCGGGTAGAGTCTAAAAAGTATCCCGGATATTTTGTGGTACTGAAACCCAACCAGAAGCTGATCACACCAAATTCCTCTGAGAAAGCTGCTGTTGCTAAACCAGCACTTGAATATCGCGTTTCCAAGTTGCAACAGGATCCTACAGACCCGGTACCTCAGGAAATACAATGGGTAAGGAAACGTCTGGATATTGACAATCTACCTCTTTCGGTCATTGCACAAAGATTACAGGAATGGTATGGTATCGAAATTATCATCAGTGGAGAAGATGTTAAAAATTACAGGTATTCGGGCGTATTTGAAAATGAAACCATTCTGAAGACACTGGAGGCACTACAGTTGTCTTATCCTTTTCAGTTTAAAATTGAAGAAAACAAAATCAATATAAAGAAGTAA